A stretch of Halostagnicola kamekurae DNA encodes these proteins:
- a CDS encoding pyridoxal-phosphate-dependent aminotransferase family protein, with protein MPTTDNETPDVSELTPPSRTLMGPGPSNTNPRVLRAMSTPLVGHLDPSFVEIMNDVQELLRYTFRTDNEWTIPVSGTGSAAMEAAIGNLVEPGDTMLVPTNGYFGDRMASMARRAGGTVVEVDAPWGEPLETPTVEDALETHDPDVFGFVHAETSTGVLQPNVPELTAVAHEHDALVIADTVTSLGGVELRVDEWDIDVAYAGPQKCLSCPPGASPLTLSDEAMEKVLSREQAPRSWYLDLSLLEGYWGDERAYHHTAPITNVYALREALRLVAEEGIESRWDRHERIAGALKAGVEGMGLEMNAPEEYWLPSLNAVQVPDGIDDSEVCETLLERYDLEIAGGLGDLSGEIFRIGCMGHSARAENVIFVVTALDDVLESLGADVDPGKGVTATRRSLATE; from the coding sequence ATGCCTACTACTGACAACGAAACGCCGGACGTCTCGGAACTGACGCCGCCATCCCGAACGCTAATGGGACCGGGCCCGAGCAATACTAACCCCCGCGTGCTCCGGGCGATGAGCACACCGCTCGTCGGACACCTCGACCCGTCTTTCGTCGAGATTATGAACGACGTTCAGGAGTTACTGCGATACACGTTCCGGACGGACAACGAGTGGACGATCCCGGTTTCGGGAACCGGTTCCGCAGCGATGGAAGCCGCGATCGGAAACCTCGTCGAACCAGGAGACACGATGCTCGTCCCGACGAACGGTTACTTCGGCGATCGAATGGCGTCGATGGCTCGCCGCGCCGGCGGAACGGTCGTCGAAGTCGATGCACCGTGGGGCGAACCGCTCGAGACGCCAACTGTCGAAGACGCACTCGAGACCCACGATCCGGACGTATTCGGATTCGTTCACGCGGAGACGAGCACCGGTGTTCTCCAGCCGAACGTCCCGGAGTTGACGGCCGTCGCACACGAGCACGACGCACTCGTTATCGCCGATACCGTCACCTCCCTCGGCGGCGTCGAACTCCGCGTCGACGAGTGGGACATCGACGTCGCCTACGCTGGGCCACAGAAATGTCTCTCCTGTCCGCCCGGGGCAAGTCCACTGACGCTCTCCGACGAGGCGATGGAGAAAGTTCTCTCGCGCGAGCAAGCGCCCCGATCGTGGTACCTCGACCTCTCCTTGCTCGAGGGATACTGGGGCGACGAACGTGCCTATCACCACACCGCACCGATCACTAACGTCTACGCGCTCAGAGAGGCGCTTCGGCTCGTCGCGGAGGAAGGCATCGAAAGCCGCTGGGATCGCCACGAACGGATCGCCGGCGCGCTAAAAGCCGGCGTCGAAGGGATGGGCCTCGAGATGAACGCGCCCGAAGAATACTGGCTTCCGAGTCTGAACGCGGTTCAGGTCCCAGACGGAATCGACGACAGTGAAGTTTGTGAGACGCTGCTCGAGCGCTACGACCTGGAAATCGCCGGTGGACTCGGTGACCTCTCGGGAGAGATTTTCCGCATCGGCTGTATGGGGCACTCCGCGCGCGCC